From a region of the Bacilli bacterium genome:
- a CDS encoding DUF2249 domain-containing protein → MEQNVVELDVREHLKNKLEPFELIMSTVKKLGKDDIFVLHAPFKPKPLLGILKLRGLVNKCEKLAPDHWKVTFVHRSRKKWLGELNAQEENEQEEGAREVDVQEELPLKNLSADLAAAAQANTAASSEPPTDNVAYILDNRGLQPPQPMMRTLAKIDACKSGESVLIHNDRVPVFLIEELKAMGCAYTIYEQPDGSAKVLITKP, encoded by the coding sequence CGTTCGAATTGATTATGAGCACCGTGAAAAAGCTCGGCAAAGACGATATATTTGTGCTGCATGCCCCGTTTAAGCCTAAGCCGCTCTTGGGCATTCTGAAATTGCGCGGTCTCGTGAACAAATGTGAAAAACTCGCTCCCGATCACTGGAAGGTCACATTTGTCCATCGCAGCAGAAAAAAATGGCTCGGCGAACTGAACGCGCAGGAAGAAAACGAGCAGGAGGAAGGCGCGCGGGAAGTAGACGTGCAGGAGGAACTGCCGCTCAAAAATTTGTCCGCCGACTTGGCGGCTGCCGCCCAGGCCAATACCGCCGCATCGTCGGAACCGCCAACAGATAATGTCGCTTATATCCTCGATAACCGGGGATTGCAGCCGCCGCAGCCGATGATGCGCACTCTGGCCAAGATCGACGCGTGCAAATCCGGCGAAAGCGTGCTGATTCACAACGATCGGGTTCCGGTTTTTTTAATCGAAGAGCTAAAAGCGATGGGATGCGCATACACCATCTACGAACAGCCCGACGGGTCCGCCAAAGTGCTCATTACCAAACCGTGA